AGGCCCCATCAAACATGTTAAAGTCAaaattattttgtgtttgtgtgtgtgtgtgtttaaagaaaATCACAATCAGGCATGATTGAATcagaatgattgtgtgtgtgtgggaggaataAAAGCAGGGGTTGTTTAGTCTGCCCAGGATGCAGGATGGCACATGTCCTCATCCTTTCATTGGTCAAAGTGACGTTCCATTAGATTGTGTTGCGGAGAGTGGCCCAACCTAATTCAATCAGCGGCGTGTTGTTGAAAAACTCCAAAGCAGCGAGGAGAGGAACGGAGAGGCTCACGTAAGCTCCTTTCACTCAGCACTGCCCATATGAACTCTTTTGTTGTCTGTCATGCTTGTCTATTTTCCAGCCGGCTGATGATTGTTCAATAGGAGATGAGTttggtaaacacacagacacagagagagagagagagtgtgtgtgtgtgtgtgtgtgtgtgttatgtgccattttgttgtgtgtgtctatgggcTGTCTGCCTTTCCTAGGAATTGACCCTGTCTCGCAACAAGCCTGTAAACAGCAACAGATAATAATAGCAACAACTTTCTGGTTTCTTGAGACAACTGACCATGCTTATGCTATTTGGAATTTTAATAAGCTCAAATGTCCAACAATCAGAGCGCAAATAATCTCTAATAGCCTTCctaattacttttttccctTCATGCTTTTGTCTCTCAAGGGCTTTTCTTTAAAATAATGGAACCGCTAGCAGTAATTAAATGGCAGAGTGGACTGTAATCAGGCTATAGTAAGTGACCAATTGCGTTCACTGATTTTGGAAGGTTGCACATGTTTATCTCACCCGGACCTGGGACAGCTCAGGCCCCGATGTGCTCCAGATTCCATCACTCTGTGTTAACCAGGGGAGTTTGAACATTCTAACTAAAGACTCCGTTCCACAACAAtttaaggttctaaaattcaaTGTTGAAATCAGTAAAATCCaagaacccagatattcttcaGAATGTTCATCTTCCAACATTCTCGTCACACCATGTGATGGTAGCCTATCTGCTGGAGGGTTAAATTAGGCTGCTACCTTTAAAGCACTGGGCCACCAGACTTCTGCATGTCTGTGGAGCTGCGGAGCAGGATTTATGGAAGTGCTTTTCCCAATCgaacccacacactcacatgcaacgGTGCAGAGATGCAGCAAGCTATTTCTGGAAGGTGCTGACGGATCTGCAGTAAACAGGATCTATAATATCACACAATAGAAGCAGGGCATaggaagagaacacacacacacacacatctataaaATCACACAATAGAGGCAGGCAAATGCaagagaacacacacgcacacacaaacagaattaAGTTTGTCTTCCTCAAACAATGGTAGTGAAGTTGTTCTCGGCGTGGGAGTGCATCGGCAGCCCCAGCCATAACCAAGGGGATTGAGTCCTGACCAAATTCTTTTCCCtgcatgttgattggctggaagtTCTTCCCAGGTTTCTACAAAGCATGCAGGTTGCCATTTAAATGTGTGATAACCTCAGGCTTGGTCAGTCCTCTCAGCTGGAGACCGACTCTCTTTTCTACTGGCTTATCTTGGAAGCAcagagaaaagggagggagagagagggatagagagagaaatttgatacAGATCTTTTGCTTTGGCTCTCTTGTGAAGGTGTTGAGTAAACCCGCCTCAcctgccaccaccaccccacccccccacactccCACCATCAGCAGTGATGCCTTCCACAGACCAGTAGGATTATTCACCAAGGGTGAAGGCCACACcagatcacaaacacacacactcttcaaatGAAACACATCAAAGCCTCCTTTCTGCACAAAAAGAGCCATCAGGAACTGAGCGactgagaggaaaaaaaaaaggaaaagaaaagagaaagcgagagattgagggaggtggggatggaaagagaaaaacgtgggagggaagaaaaaacagataaaagaaaaacatggcaTGAGAGAGGCAAATGTGCGTGCAGCCCGAGGCGGATGTGTGTGGCTCGCATGTCGATCACAAAGAGCTTCCTCTCCTGCAGTCCAGTCACGACCTGCGGAAAAGCAATTTCAGGTAACAGACTGCCCGCTAATGACATGGCGGGAGTTAGacaaggagggggaggaggagggaaggggagagggtGACAGGGAGCCTCACTTTTGATGACAAGATGAAagacaataaaacaaaagagagagagagagacaggcagacaaagAGTTACTCGATCATCGCTCACTGACTCCCAAAACTGTGGAGGAGTTGATTCAGAGTCGGACTGGGCAGCAGAGTGTGCCTGGGTCAGCGAGGCAAGCTGATAGCCCCTCGGACATCAAACCCCACGTCCCTGGACAGCCTCTGTGGATGTTCCAGCTCGGAACTGGGCTCGATCGAAACCTGCTCCTGAGTCTGTTTGCCAGTGCAGACAATCACAGTATCTATATCTAGGACACGTCAATACATATTAATGGAGATTTCGGTAATATTATCTACCAAAGAGACATCAGCGGGTAAGACACAGGAGCAGTGTTGACCTTAAGTCTGGAGTCACGGCTGAGAACCGGAGAGGAACCGGAGAGGAACCGGAGAGGTAAaagattgtgttgtgtgttgtgttcccaGCACTGTTTGTCCCTTTTCCTCTCCGGTTCCCCCTGCCTGCACTACAGGTTGAATGTGATGAACGTGATGAATGTGATCACCTGATGAGGTGCGGTGCGGGCAGGTGATCTAGCAGCAGGTAAATGCTCCAGGTTTCTGCACCTGGGCAGGTGATCTGGAGGCATGtatccttttaggcaagtcccttcactcagcagccatattgcaacgcattttgagcacttatcgggcatctatttcgggcagaactgccatctttgcccgctcatcctaaagttagccttggcatttgtatgatgtgaataacaacattaattttttgtgcattttttctcatgtacattcttcagccaaaaatagcaaatgctcaaatttcatataatcattcacatcataccataccatcacattttgaTTGGCGTTATGGTTACAAAACGCCAATGGTTTTGGCGTTATggttacaaaaaacataattttccatggaattgcccaataCACCTTTCCTATATCTGAAGTTAGGAGAACACAAACTTAGATCTTAGATAAGATAGGATAGGATTTGCCAGTTAGGACGTTTCTGTAATACGGCCCCCACAGTACGTGTTTTGGTCTTAGCATTTTATATAGTAAATAATCAGATAATGCATTTAGGTTTTGggtaaaaataaagaaagtaCTTTATAAGAATATATTATGTCAATTATGTAGGTATTGACACACTGCTAAGAATGGCCAGGCCATCTCTAAGAAACATCTCCATACGGGGGGCCACTGCTGCATATCATCTAGCACTCTGTAGAGGTGAATATCCTTGGATGGCGAAGTGATGTCATTTTTCTTTTCCTCCCATAGCCTCTCagtcctcttctgccgtgttatcccaatgaagctaattaGCCAGAACTAGCCGACCGGAAGATTGAGCACAGGGTGGaagaaaatacatttctaaaatggGCAAGGTGAATAGGGCCACCCACTGGTGGGGCATAACTCTGAGAAATGTGGGTGTTCAGAGCTGGGCCCGGGCGTCTTGGGAGGAATAAAAGCACGCAGCTCTCTAAGCTCTGCTAGTGCAGTCTTGTATCCGGAGACATCCAGCCTGACTGATGGGGCCGTCTGGGCAGTGGATACACGGCCTGATGACGGACCACAGGGCTCTATATTAGACTCCTCGCTGGCTCGGTGGGAAGTTCTGTGATGGGACGCTCTGCTGTTTTGGGGCGTTTTGCGTttattcagataggacagtgaagagaaaACGAGAAAACTAATGTCTATTAGCATTCTCAAAGACAGCTCGACGTGGGTGtacccatacacacagaggagacGTCTGTGCCAAGGTTCCGTGGAGACAGACGAGCCAGAGGGCtacagagacaacacacacacacacacacacacgcgcgcacgcgcgcacacgcacgcacacacacacacacgcacgcacgcacgcacgcacgcacgcacacacatacacacacacacacacacacacacacacacacacacacacacacacacgcacacacacgcacacgcacacgcttcACGTTCTCTCCGTCTACCTGTCTCATGTTCTCTCTATCTTTACCTTCTCCTGCTCCTCAGGCAATGTGGcccagacagagggggagagagagaggtagagagagagaaagaaagaagggatgactgagagaaagatagaaagggTTGGGGAACAAAGTACACAGGGAAATCGGGGGATTAGAGGAGAGATCGGACCTGAcaaccttgtatgtgtgtttgcttccCTTCTGAGTCTGATGCCAGTGGGGGCAGAGAGTTTGAAAGAGGTTTGGGGGAGTGTGTCGAGAGAAAgcgggtgatagagagagagaaacaaagaaagaaagaaagcaataGAGCCAGAGACAGACATATAttaagcgagagagagagaaacagtaagCGAGACATGTCCCCCCCTGTTTGTCCTGTCGCGTGCAGTCAGGAGAGGCCTGCTGTCAGGCGTGTTTATCCAAATCTGCTTGTCAGCCTCATTACCATATATGCTTCATGTCAGGATGCGGCGCTCGCTCGTCTCCGACGACGACAACGACAAAGCTGACACAAGTGTCTCCATAGCAACTTTGGCGAAGTGATGTGACAGCAGATTGTGTAGAATGTGCTGAGCGGGGCAGTGCAGTGGTGAGGGGACGACACGAAGACAAGCAGTAATACAGACCTGAGCCACGGAGTATGGTCGATGTTTACTCTAAagcttacacgcacacacacacacatacatacatgcgcacacacagacatactcacacacagacatacgcacgcacgtacAGGTTTTTAATCTCATCTGAAAACTTCTAAAGCTCAGGGGCAACAGATTGTTCTTTTGCATGGAAAGGTACCATCGTCCTGTCCACTGTGCATTTCATGGATCCATCCACAAACGGCATCTAAGAGTCTTGATCCGTATTGGAAGTCTATATCACATCTTATTGAGAGGGCTACCTGGATGGTTCTCCTGTGAGGGCCGTTCTgggaaagggggagggagagttGTTTAGAATTGTCTTTGTTAGAACAATAGTACGTATAACACAAATCTGGATAAGTGGTCATGTTTGTCTTGGAGTGAGCGAGCTGTagtgactgtgtgcgtgtgtagctTTACACAGTCAGGCCCAttagcacacgcacacacacacacacacgcacacacgcacgcgcacacacacacacacacgcgcacacacacagctgtgttttGGTGCTTGAGAGGGACGAGTGGGAGAGGGGGGCTGAATTCTCCTGATTGAGCTCTAGCGCGACTAGACCCTATTGTCAGACAGAGAAGGGCAAATTAGGAGGCAATTtagagaaatgagagaaaagATAGGACGGGGAGAGATACAATACCCCCCAAAATACACCTCGGGGAAGCTGGAagacccctccacacacacacacaatttcctcTCTCATAAGTCGAGACGATGTGGCTTTGTTCTGCTGACAGCAAACAAAAGCGCAGCAGCCCAGCAGTGTAATGGCTGCCATTAAGACGCCTCGTGTTGTGCAAATGTTCTCTCGTTTTTCTTGGAGCTCTGTGGGGAGCGTAACGATGCGTCCTGTTCAGTCCACCCCTCCCTGTGGGGCTGTGTTAGCTCCCTTGTATAGAATCGCCCCCATAGGTGTCGTATATGCTGGAgacacattttcattgtgtttatTCCTCCTACAGTTACTCACAATGGCAAGCTTGTGAACGCCCACATGTTGATGGTGGGTGGACACATCAGGGTGTCCTGTCTGTAGCTGGACTGGTTGAGTGGTACTCACCACCTCTTGAGCCAGAGCAGTGTCCACCTGTAGGTCCTCCACCAGCGCCACAGTTGTAATCCAGCTGTGTGTAACTTAACAGTGTTAAGCCATCTGTTTACCCAAGGCGGGTCACTCACTTCAGCTTTGACACACTCATAGAACGGCTGAACACTGCCCTCTAGTGGGCAGTGAGCACTTCTCTGGGTTTGACCTTTCTGTGGGGCTTGaacaacatacattttttttcagttaaCATACTGTAGTACTGAGCACTGATCGCTATATTTCTAGAACAAATATGCACACCAGACATATCTTTTACTTAAGCATTTTATTTGTCTCAATCCtaatccagaaaaaaaaaaaagttccacTGTTCCGTGTACAGCCCTTGTGTCAGGTGAGATCTCCTACCCAGGTGTTGTAGAGGCCAGGATAGGGAAGGTGGCATCGGTGAAGAAATGTCTTAAGGCGTTTAGTCCTATGGTTCAGACTGTTGGAAAGGCAAGTCTATGGTGTAACACTGTGGCACCCTTGGCTTAGCGCACAGGACACGTGTGCAGCGATAATAAAGACCTCCAGGAGCCTCCAAGTCTCTGTTGGGGGTCTTTGTGTTGTCTGCAGTGCAAGAGGAAACCCTACTCACTTCTCGTCCCTGGACTCCCCTCTCCCCAAACCCCCTGTCCtcagttcttcttcttcatcattTCATCTaatccttccctctttctcgctctctctgttgtttttgtgtttccccccccccctcctctcccacacatCCACTGGAGCCCAGGGGCCCTTACAGGCCGGCTCCCCCAGCGAAGATGAGCTCCAGGGCGGACTGGATGTCTCCGTTGGTGGCCTGTAGTGCCCGTAGCATGAGGTCCTCGTCCTGGATGCCCATGTCTCGCAGCTGCTGCATCTGGGACTGCCAACGGCCAGGCTGGGAAGACAAACACGCACAGAGttaagaacaacaacaaacagtGAATTACATACAACAGCGCAACAGTCCAGACATCTACACTCCAGGTAAAGGtcccaaaatatatatatatatatatatatatatatatatatatatacatgaatgagagagagagagagagagagagagagagagagagagagagagagagagagagagagagagagagagagagagagagagagagagagagagagagagagagagagagagagattacataTTACCTGTGGTGCTGCGGAAGGCGTGCTGGAGGCTTGTAGGGCCTGCTGTAGAGCCTGGCTGAATAGGTCAGAGGTCACGGGCGTGCCTGCTGTCCGAGATGTCCCACCAGACGAGACCTccgactaacacacacacaattagacaAGACCTGTGAGTCCAACATGATTTTAATCACTGGtgtctggtggtgtgtgtatgtatgtatgtggttggccatactgtttgtgtgtgtccatccctgCCTCACCTGGTGTCCAGtggtgaatgtgtatgtgtgtgtgtgtgtgtatgtggttggccgtgtgtatgtggttggccgtgtgtatgtatgtgtgagtgtctgtgtgtatgcggttggccgtgtgtgtgtgtgtgtgtgtatgtatgtagttggccatgtgtgtgtatgtacgagtgtctgtttgtatgcagttggccatatgtgtgtgtgtgtgtgtgtgtgtgtgtatgtggttggccatgtgtgtgtatgtgtgagtgcctgtgtgtatgcggttgtccatgtgtgtgtacagtatgtgtgtgtgtgtccatctctgCCTCACCTGGTGTCCAGTGGTGGGTGTGACGGCACTGCTCTCAGGTGTGCTGGCGAGGGCCAGGGCGGTGGCCAACTCGGCCTGGGTGATGGGTCGAGGGCCCGTGGCCCCACTGTGGCCCAGGCTGGCGGGACGGTTCCCTGACGATGCCCCCTGCCTCCTGGAGCTGCCCGCCTGACTGCcctgctcacatacacacaaggccAGGGATGGGTCACACAGGGTGGATTAAATGACCCACGTATGGGTCATTTCTTTTAGATTAAAACATTTAACAGATGGGTGCCATTTAATTCACCACCGCAGGTAGCCATGATGACTCACCGACTGAAagtcatcctcatcctcagacATGCCTTCAAACAGGAAGCCACCTGTGGGCACACAACACACGTGtgcgcgaacacacacacacatataaatatttacacttaaaaataaacacacagatgcactcacTGGAAAGGTGCATACATATAAACTCCACACAAACTAATCaatcctgatacacacacacacacacacacacacacacacaccctccaaaacacaaacacactctgaaTAAACACCTGTTTCCACAAGGTGACCCAACCAACCCCACTGTCCACACAGCCCTCCTGCTGGCGCTGCTGTGCCCTCTGTATTGACCCACCTGGCATGTCGCTGTAGGAGCTGGCGGTGGCATTGCGACTGGAGCTGCTGCCGCTGGCCTGCGCGGGCATGCTGCCCGCCACCGAGTGCAGGACCAGGATAATGGCATTCACCAGGGCAGGGTGAGACTGTGCCAACCtggcacagagagggagagggagagagagaaagagagaaagagagaaagagagagagagagagagagagagagagagagaaccaacaTGAGAAAGTCAAAAACaatagacaaagacagagagagaaagagattgagaaagagagaaagaaagaaagaaagaaagaaagaaagaaagaaaagaaagaaagaaggattaTTGATGGGTGTCTTACATGTCGAGCATGCCTGGATCTGTAAACTGCACAAAAAGATCCTTGTCCTGAAGCACACCTGAGGAAACACAAAAGACACCAGTAACTTAAAACAAAGAGTAGTCATTCTCTCATCAAATTTTATTTTGAGATTTTTTTGGAGTGCATTTAAATTTGgttgtttgtctatgtgtgtgtgcatttgtatgtaattgtgtatgtgtgcatgtatacgtgtgcatgtgtgtttttgtatttggttgtgtgtgtgtgtgtgtgtgtgagagagaatgtgtgtatatgcaccaTCAGCCCCTTACCCAGAGCCACAGCATCTGAGCTGAGCCCAGGTGTGGCAACAATGATCTGGTCCAGAGATTCTTTACTGGCGAGCATCTTAAACACCTGTAAATGCAGTACGGTACGTCAACACTTAGCTATCTGACTTAGCTAACTCTGGAGTACACATGTACATGGCTCAGAATTGTAATAAACCAACAAAAAACTACAGTAAAATATGGTGCAATATATGATCTCTCAATCTGATTGCTGTCCCTGTGGCTGTGTTTTGACGTCCCCTTCTCTGCATCCCTGACTCAACGTACCAGTAATTGGCTGAAAATGCTTTATAAGTGTGTCATACAAACATCTGCATATGAATGTTTCATTGAGGAGTGCTTTGACTCAAAATTAGGTTCACATAAAATTCATAATTTGTGCAGTACGGCAAGACAGATCGTACGGAGTCTCTGTAGACAGCATTAGAGTGGAGGGCCGCCTGGAGCAGACGGAACTCTCTGGCAGCAGTGGCCTTGTTCACCGGCTCTGCAGTGTGGTAGAGAAGAGTAGatgggtggggagggggagagaaaattGAGAGACTTCACAAAAGTGTGGCAAGACATGCATCTTCTCAATATGCTTGAATACTAGAAAGCTGTCAAGGATTAGAAAAATAACAAATCATTTTCTTAATTTGATTGAGTGTTTGCAATATAGGACATGATCTAATTTTGAGTTGTGCTGTGTAAGCCTATGTCTTTTCCTAGCTGCAATGAATCACTCACCAGCATTGGCTGCAGGCTCAGACCAGGTCTTCCTAAGGATGTGCAGGGTCGAGCCAGACTGGATGCCATAGGACTCCAGAGTCTGCTCATCCTTCAGTTTGCGGCCGCAGTGCACAAACTCTGACCAAACAGGACACAAGGGAAATCGTATGAAAACTGTACCATATTCTCTGGCAAAGAGGTAAACGTGATTTATAGTGGCAGTAGAATTTCTGAGGACAATGTGATGCGCTCAGTGTGATATTGAAAACAGATTGGCGATAGCTAgataagtaggctacagacCTATAAGTTCAGGATCGGGTAGTGTATCTGATAACTGTGCAGCGACAAGTTGCTTCAGTGTAGCGATTCGGTAGCCACCCGGTGGTACATCTCCGGGTTCTGCTTCAGGGAATTGGAAAACCGATTTGGGCTGATCAATCAGCTTCAGTGAGAGATACCAGTCCGATGTTGCCATTCCCCTTttcaaaacagaaagagagacacaaggCTCTAGGATGATAGCTATTGTTGCCCGCTGAGTCATTCTCTGAGATCAAATTCACAACCATTAGTTGTCATTCTCAGACGTTAGATTACAATCACCCAATGGTCAATAGGTTTGTTGACCCAGTCATTTTAACAAGCATAAATAATCATTCATAAGGAGATACGGGCACTCAGTAGGCAACCACAAACGGCGGCGGCGGTCAGCTAATTTATCAGCTTTGgtttagctgctagctagctaggcaCAAGAGTTTGATTATTGTGATTCGTCCGAAGAAAAATAACTTATAAATATATACTCTTCTTTATGGACACGCATGGACAAACCAGTGGTGGTCATCAGTTACCAATCATCCAAATACTACAGCATAACCTTATACGTTACCTTCTTTTCACCAAATCTGTTATAATAACAACAATTTGGCTGTGATCACTGTTATCTGTTTCCGTGTTTGGTCACGTGATAGAATATTCCTTTGGCATTGGTTGCAGACATTATTTATGCCTGTTTGTTTAAACGAGCGAGATTAATAAATATATGGCACACTTGCCAGATTTATAGAggtaattactttttttttttttttactttttcttaTTTTGTGTATTTGGTCTGTAAGCGTAGCAAGCCTCCCAGATTCAGCACACTAGATGGCGCCAACTCACTTGGAAGCCGGTTCGCCGCCGAGGGAAACACGAAGAAGAATATTTGTCTTACAAATAGTTGCGCGAGCATTTTGGCAACAGaaatattattttccagcagttCTGGTTGACAAAGACGAGGTAGCAACCAGTTGAGTTAGTAGGCGTTTACAAACTGTTCCCAGCATCAGCATGTCTGGTTGTTGCGTAAACGGTTGTACAAATCGCTATTCCACTGGAGGACTAAAGTTTTATAGGATTCCGACAGGATCACGACCATTTCAGAGCAACCGACGTCGTCTGTGGCTGCAAGCGATTAAACGTGAGGACTGGAATGAGAACATAATCAAAAATGCTCGTGTCTGCAGCGCCCACTTTATATCAGGTAAGGCTATCTATCTAGCTTAGGCTACTCTTTGATTTTACTGGAAAGCCTTGTTTACATTAGTGATTGTCTGTATGatgtaaaataataatcaaATGCAGCTTAAGTTGGATAAACTGGAGTTAGATTTGGCTAGTAGCTGCTAGCTTGCTGTGCAGCTAAAAGTTTGATAAGCTGGCATTAGATTTACCTATTAGCTTGCTAGGctaaacaaacgtgtttgtgtttgattttTGCAGGCGAGAGGTCATTGAACTTTAGTAGTCCTGATTTTGTGCCATCtgtgtttacatacacaaaacaaaGCCAGAACCCAGGTGTAAAGATGGACAGGTAGGATTAGAGTTGCCCTACTCagtcgttttttgttttgtttgtttttctctcttgcaTAAGCCATACCTGTCAACCCTGTGACTAACCTCGGATTCCCTTCAGTTAAACTGATGTGTCCAATGTCGAAACGCGAGATAATCTTCCAATCTTTTGCTTTGTTCATGGTGCATGCATTCACCAACTGATTTGGCGACTTTCGGATAACGGTGGTTGTTGTGAAAACATTTGACAGGAATTAACGTAACGTTAGATCTAGCTTTGCTGCTCCACCTCGTTTACTCGGTGCTGCATTTTTATAAGCTTTGGTGCCTACAGCTGCTGTTTTGAGTCATGTGGATTAGTCTACCTGTACATTTCGGCTGTTACCGTAGGTACCATAcgaaaaggaagagagatgacAGACCTGGTACTGCAGCAAACCAACGTGTTCCTTCTGAGACTCCAGAACAAGAATGCAGCATGGATCATTGTCCTGGTATGAATATTTATGAATATATCATCATACAATTAACTGATTGATTGTCAGGGTTCGGTTCCCACCCTCACTGAAAGAGTCAGTctgctcctagtgtgtgtgtgtgtgtgctcctgcaaGGCCCACTGCTCCAATtgctatgtatgtctgtgtaacATACACACTGGCCCCCTGGATGGGTCAAATGCAGAGGATCCATGTAGAAGGAGTTATTGGTAGGTGGAGAAACTTTAAGATTTTGCAAACTGTTATTCCAGTGTCGCAGGTTAACATGTTGATGATGTTGTTATTGCATATGTGGTGCCCTCACAAACCTATGTAAGAGTGTTGTTCCCAAATGAGTACAAGTAAgtatattatacatatatacCTGTGTGAGGGATGAGTTACActaggcgcgtaactgaagcgttccgttcgcgacgcgtaaaatccattttagatgaatggtctatttt
The Alosa alosa isolate M-15738 ecotype Scorff River chromosome 21, AALO_Geno_1.1, whole genome shotgun sequence genome window above contains:
- the LOC125286241 gene encoding ubiquitin-like protein 7 — protein: MATSDWYLSLKLIDQPKSVFQFPEAEPGDVPPGGYRIATLKQLVAAQLSDTLPDPELIEFVHCGRKLKDEQTLESYGIQSGSTLHILRKTWSEPAANAEPVNKATAAREFRLLQAALHSNAVYRDSVFKMLASKESLDQIIVATPGLSSDAVALGVLQDKDLFVQFTDPGMLDMLAQSHPALVNAIILVLHSVAGSMPAQASGSSSSRNATASSYSDMPGGFLFEGMSEDEDDFQSGSQAGSSRRQGASSGNRPASLGHSGATGPRPITQAELATALALASTPESSAVTPTTGHQSEVSSGGTSRTAGTPVTSDLFSQALQQALQASSTPSAAPQPGRWQSQMQQLRDMGIQDEDLMLRALQATNGDIQSALELIFAGGAGL